In Leptospira sp. WS58.C1, a single genomic region encodes these proteins:
- a CDS encoding STAS domain-containing protein, with protein sequence MLDHKVQDGVLIVYLKGRLDVSIANEVEENLNDLIDNQGHTKVILNMQDVDYMSSSGFRACISTLRKLNAKEGGLKICGIKPAVKRIFDVIELTSLFDIRDTEDEALRTFRA encoded by the coding sequence TTGCTCGACCATAAGGTACAGGACGGAGTTCTCATAGTTTACCTCAAGGGACGTTTAGACGTTTCTATCGCAAACGAGGTGGAAGAAAATCTGAACGATCTAATCGATAACCAAGGACACACCAAGGTTATTTTAAACATGCAAGACGTGGACTATATGTCTTCCTCCGGATTCAGGGCTTGCATTTCTACGCTCAGGAAATTGAACGCAAAAGAAGGCGGTCTCAAAATTTGCGGGATCAAACCTGCAGTGAAAAGAATTTTCGATGTGATTGAACTTACTTCTCTATTTGATATTCGAGATACGGAAGACGAGGCGCTTCGAACCTTTCGTGCATAA
- a CDS encoding indole-3-glycerol-phosphate synthase (involved in tryptophan biosynthesis; amino acid biosynthesis; converts 1-(2-carboxyphenylamino)-1-deoxy-D-ribulose 5-phosphate to C(1)-(3-indolyl)-glycerol 3-phosphat), giving the protein MMALHRVLQEIVEEKKREIETIPEYNPSPYAGTGLWQSLRSRKFSIISECKKMSPSSGIIRQEYDAVTIAKTYSECGATAISVLTDKKYFGGSLEDLKNVSSQVNIPILRKDFILDTKQVAEAREYGAAAILLIVRILTPEKLAELIKEAKKYNMDVLTEIHTEEEATIATKAGANIVGINTRDLDDFSIHQDLVPKVASKLSPNIVKVGESGVKSKADLDEFRSHVDAALIGTYFMEKPDIRKAWLELF; this is encoded by the coding sequence ATGATGGCATTACATCGGGTTCTCCAAGAGATCGTAGAGGAAAAAAAAAGGGAAATCGAAACCATTCCCGAATATAATCCTTCGCCTTACGCAGGGACGGGGTTATGGCAATCATTACGCTCCCGCAAATTTTCAATCATCTCGGAATGTAAAAAAATGAGTCCTTCTTCCGGGATTATCCGGCAAGAATACGACGCGGTCACTATCGCTAAAACTTACTCCGAATGTGGAGCCACTGCGATCTCCGTTCTTACTGACAAAAAATATTTCGGCGGATCCCTTGAAGACCTAAAGAATGTTTCTTCTCAGGTCAATATACCTATATTAAGAAAAGATTTTATACTAGATACAAAGCAGGTCGCTGAGGCTCGCGAATACGGAGCGGCAGCAATCCTTCTTATCGTTCGTATACTCACACCCGAAAAACTCGCAGAACTTATCAAAGAAGCTAAAAAGTATAATATGGATGTTCTCACGGAGATCCATACGGAAGAAGAAGCGACTATCGCCACAAAGGCGGGTGCAAATATAGTCGGGATCAACACTCGGGATCTGGATGACTTTTCCATTCACCAAGACCTGGTCCCTAAAGTGGCTTCCAAACTTTCTCCCAATATCGTAAAAGTAGGGGAGTCTGGGGTTAAAAGTAAAGCCGATCTGGATGAATTCCGTTCCCATGTGGACGCTGCACTTATCGGTACCTACTTTATGGAAAAACCGGATATTCGCAAGGCTTGGCTGGAATTATTCTGA
- the murD gene encoding UDP-N-acetylmuramoyl-L-alanine--D-glutamate ligase, with product MKNFPTSLLGQRVLVLGGGVSGMAALRLLKERQANAVLCNSNPIPDLNVTFVGEDVILADLLPITLIVKSPGISPSHPVISQAHSLAIPVVSEVELARAFYSGKLIGVTGTDGKSTTTSLTAHLVSSDFPGATAGGNIGLAFSDFCLKPVPLSVLELSSYQLEDSGPLELNVSVILNLASDHLERHKSLDNYFEAKTRIVDHSNPLHTLVTNSKLFQERIRNLGWSCKILVFGREAGNDAIISEEERSIKTAKSIYDATNFPLPGGHNLDNLAASILAAEAIGAKPEHIQSLIGSFKGLPHRFQYAGKAAGISFINDSKSTNLHSMLAGLNTWKDKKATFLILGGRPKAEPLEPLKEFLNSGIGWVLLIGEARETWAPVISPILGSHLILADNLEEGFSQIKNAVRSGRARVSSVVFSPACASFDLYKNFEERGEHFLKLVSDWTREEP from the coding sequence ATGAAGAATTTTCCTACCTCCTTATTAGGCCAAAGAGTCCTGGTTCTCGGCGGGGGAGTTTCCGGCATGGCGGCTCTCCGACTCTTGAAAGAGAGACAGGCGAATGCTGTTCTTTGTAATTCGAATCCTATTCCCGATTTAAATGTTACGTTCGTCGGCGAGGATGTAATTCTAGCGGACCTTCTTCCGATCACGCTCATCGTAAAAAGCCCGGGTATTTCTCCTTCTCATCCCGTAATTTCCCAAGCTCATTCTCTCGCAATCCCCGTAGTTTCCGAAGTGGAATTAGCAAGAGCGTTTTATTCCGGAAAATTGATCGGCGTCACAGGAACGGATGGAAAATCCACAACCACTTCTCTCACTGCACATTTAGTTTCTTCCGATTTTCCGGGAGCGACTGCGGGTGGAAATATCGGTTTGGCCTTCAGCGATTTTTGTCTTAAACCGGTTCCACTTTCCGTTTTGGAACTTTCCAGCTACCAGTTGGAAGATTCCGGTCCTTTAGAACTTAACGTATCCGTAATATTAAATCTTGCTTCGGATCATTTGGAAAGACATAAAAGTTTGGATAATTATTTCGAAGCCAAGACAAGGATCGTGGACCATTCCAATCCTCTTCATACTCTTGTAACGAATTCAAAACTTTTTCAGGAAAGGATCCGAAATCTGGGATGGTCCTGCAAAATTTTAGTCTTCGGGAGAGAAGCAGGAAACGACGCGATCATCTCGGAAGAAGAAAGAAGTATCAAAACCGCAAAGTCGATCTATGATGCTACGAACTTCCCTCTGCCCGGAGGTCATAATTTGGATAACCTGGCAGCTTCTATCTTGGCTGCAGAAGCAATCGGTGCAAAACCGGAACATATCCAAAGTCTGATCGGGTCGTTTAAAGGCCTTCCTCATCGTTTCCAATATGCCGGTAAAGCGGCCGGGATCTCTTTTATCAACGATTCCAAGTCCACAAACCTCCACAGTATGCTTGCGGGTTTAAACACGTGGAAAGACAAAAAAGCGACCTTTTTGATCTTGGGAGGAAGACCTAAAGCCGAACCCTTGGAACCTCTGAAAGAATTTTTAAATTCCGGTATCGGCTGGGTCTTACTGATCGGAGAGGCGAGAGAAACCTGGGCCCCCGTGATCTCTCCTATTTTAGGTTCCCATTTGATCTTAGCGGATAATTTGGAAGAAGGTTTTTCTCAGATCAAAAACGCGGTCCGCTCGGGTAGGGCAAGAGTTTCCTCCGTGGTATTTTCCCCAGCTTGCGCTAGTTTCGATCTGTATAAGAATTTTGAGGAAAGAGGAGAACATTTTTTGAAACTTGTCTCCGACTGGACCAGAGAAGAACCTTAG
- a CDS encoding flagellar hook-length control protein FliK gives MQIRTEGPGREEGYSSAEPRVSNVSEKTSAPSVSFMDLMKSIQLRSQKVLEEGQKSEIKEERPSEVEESKEPELFIRSEEEAEEANSAEEEENEKLIRLSDRKVQKAEREESDSELEDEVDSELGSEELDSPFITQMSVFLAGLEAKKEKEVSSAANQEESVSFKKIQKHIKEEAPKAEQKEEAGNVSVLKSSQPEEKRSIKETKKTPEKESLDEGSKSLEEARKFSKPANEEKILTVLKDSHKENFIPESENWKITREKKQETLSMVSKNQAAKAAQVEEASKSDTSGKGSQNQDFSQRNGNETTFTLLKAGLGIAEKNQEVTGQNSKTSKSNPGTSMDRSQMKENFQRLVQSAKLNIVENGRSEATLRLNPRELGRVSLRITVEDDKVQGKILVESDQVRKLFAGDLEQLRKDFKEQGLDLQSLIVESEDSLRMSWDGQDSSRFFDQEGWSFETSGFSNSSDLEEVPEMDSIENTEFAEKNTDKRLNILV, from the coding sequence ATGCAGATCAGAACGGAAGGGCCAGGCAGAGAAGAGGGATATTCATCGGCGGAGCCAAGAGTATCTAACGTTTCCGAAAAAACTTCCGCTCCTTCCGTAAGTTTTATGGATCTGATGAAGTCCATCCAACTTCGCTCCCAGAAGGTTTTGGAAGAAGGGCAAAAGTCCGAGATCAAAGAAGAAAGACCTTCCGAAGTGGAAGAGTCCAAAGAGCCTGAATTATTCATAAGATCCGAAGAAGAAGCAGAAGAGGCCAACTCTGCCGAAGAAGAAGAGAATGAAAAATTAATTCGTCTTTCTGATAGAAAGGTCCAAAAGGCAGAACGGGAAGAAAGCGATTCGGAACTGGAAGATGAGGTCGACTCCGAACTCGGCTCCGAAGAATTAGATTCTCCATTTATCACACAGATGAGTGTGTTTTTGGCGGGACTTGAGGCAAAAAAAGAGAAAGAAGTTTCGAGCGCGGCAAACCAAGAAGAATCCGTATCCTTTAAAAAGATCCAAAAACATATAAAGGAAGAAGCTCCTAAGGCGGAACAAAAAGAAGAAGCGGGAAATGTTTCCGTTCTAAAATCCAGTCAACCGGAAGAGAAACGTTCTATTAAAGAAACCAAAAAAACTCCGGAAAAAGAAAGTCTGGATGAAGGTTCAAAAAGTTTGGAAGAAGCGCGTAAATTCTCCAAACCTGCAAACGAAGAAAAGATACTAACCGTATTAAAAGATTCTCATAAAGAAAATTTCATTCCCGAGTCGGAAAACTGGAAGATCACGAGAGAGAAAAAACAGGAAACTCTTTCTATGGTTTCCAAAAACCAAGCAGCGAAAGCGGCTCAAGTAGAAGAAGCTTCCAAATCGGATACTTCCGGGAAAGGTTCTCAGAACCAGGACTTCTCCCAAAGAAATGGGAACGAGACCACATTCACTTTGTTAAAAGCGGGTCTCGGGATAGCAGAAAAAAACCAAGAAGTTACCGGACAAAATTCTAAAACATCCAAATCGAATCCAGGAACGTCCATGGATCGTTCTCAGATGAAGGAAAATTTCCAAAGACTAGTTCAATCGGCAAAATTGAATATAGTCGAGAACGGAAGATCGGAAGCCACTCTAAGATTGAATCCGAGAGAATTAGGAAGAGTTTCCTTACGTATTACAGTGGAAGACGATAAGGTCCAGGGTAAAATTTTAGTAGAGTCGGATCAGGTGAGAAAATTATTCGCCGGTGATCTGGAACAACTTCGAAAAGATTTTAAAGAACAAGGATTGGATCTTCAGTCATTGATCGTAGAGTCCGAGGATTCCTTACGTATGAGTTGGGATGGGCAGGATTCTTCCCGTTTTTTTGACCAAGAAGGTTGGAGTTTTGAAACTTCCGGTTTTTCGAATTCTTCCGATTTGGAAGAAGTTCCCGAAATGGACTCTATCGAAAATACGGAATTTGCCGAAAAGAATACTGATAAACGCTTAAACATCTTGGTTTAA
- a CDS encoding HD family phosphohydrolase — protein MESKFKQYIVTDSATLAGRLSILRNKTQLELIDLKDFFGSSDIRDTPQFVNILFYISSETLESEHSKIREQLRMNPLILARFILNADLSYEGYKNTEIEDDLIFGILPEITSDLHLSKTFANGFLHLHMITDQFDLLHKINTAKYEINRLTRIGISLANEKDFDKLLREILYSAREICNADSGSLYLVEQDDIGFVRNLRFKISALSIDTEEFILPINKSSIAGYVAETGKVLNIQDVYDLPEDAEFSFNGNFDILSNYHTKSMLVVPMKGHRGDVVGVLQLINRKRNFNQKLTVDQMKGDEIQPFDDYSAQLVLGVAGQAAVAIQNNYLLREIETLFEGFVTASVNAIEARDPTTSGHSFRVAVLTVGLAETLDRVSFGKYKDTKFSKEQLKEIRYASLLHDFGKVGVREKVLVKAKKLEDLEIGLIDWRFRYLKKDFESKLNLRKVEYLKKHGSVGYSDFEKAIDFEFSEECKRLNSMFQIISQSNEPSILEEANSQFLEEIAKMQYITTEGENLDLISPYEFGFLTIKKGSLDFDERKEIESHVEHTFQFLSKIPWTNDLKMVPTIAHAHHERLNGTGYPRGLSGEDIPVQSRIMTISDIFDALTDQDRPYKKAVPVDRALDILEMEAKENHLDGDLLKVFIESKVWEKLNHQGHIK, from the coding sequence ATGGAATCCAAGTTTAAGCAATATATCGTGACGGATTCCGCTACACTTGCGGGGAGACTTTCCATCCTCCGCAATAAGACCCAGCTAGAACTGATCGATCTAAAGGATTTTTTCGGGTCCTCGGACATCAGGGATACTCCGCAATTCGTAAACATTCTATTTTATATCTCTTCCGAAACCTTAGAATCCGAACATAGTAAGATCAGAGAGCAGCTTAGAATGAATCCTCTGATACTCGCCAGATTCATTTTAAATGCAGACCTAAGCTACGAAGGATACAAGAATACCGAGATCGAAGACGATCTGATTTTTGGGATCTTGCCTGAGATCACTTCGGATCTCCACCTTTCAAAAACTTTCGCTAACGGCTTTTTACATTTGCATATGATCACGGATCAGTTCGATCTATTACATAAGATCAACACCGCAAAATACGAGATCAACCGACTGACCAGGATCGGTATCAGTCTGGCAAACGAAAAGGACTTTGATAAACTTTTAAGAGAGATATTGTACAGTGCAAGGGAGATCTGTAATGCCGACTCCGGTTCCTTGTATCTAGTCGAACAGGACGATATAGGATTCGTTCGGAATTTACGTTTTAAAATTTCGGCATTGAGTATAGATACGGAAGAGTTCATTCTTCCCATCAATAAGTCCAGTATTGCGGGTTATGTTGCGGAAACCGGAAAAGTGCTGAACATCCAAGATGTTTATGATCTGCCGGAAGATGCCGAATTTTCCTTTAATGGGAATTTCGATATATTATCGAATTATCATACTAAATCCATGCTGGTAGTCCCTATGAAAGGCCATAGGGGAGATGTCGTGGGTGTTCTTCAGCTGATCAATCGTAAGAGGAACTTTAACCAAAAATTGACCGTAGACCAGATGAAAGGGGACGAAATCCAACCTTTCGACGATTATTCGGCTCAATTAGTCCTTGGAGTTGCAGGACAGGCGGCTGTCGCCATTCAGAACAATTATTTATTAAGAGAGATTGAAACATTATTCGAAGGATTTGTGACCGCCTCCGTAAACGCGATCGAAGCAAGGGATCCGACCACTAGCGGTCACTCTTTTAGAGTGGCAGTGTTGACCGTCGGGCTTGCGGAAACCTTAGATCGTGTGAGTTTCGGAAAATATAAGGACACAAAGTTTTCCAAGGAACAACTCAAAGAGATCAGATACGCTTCATTACTTCACGATTTCGGAAAAGTAGGAGTAAGAGAAAAGGTTTTGGTGAAAGCCAAAAAATTGGAAGACCTGGAGATCGGATTGATCGACTGGAGATTCCGCTACTTAAAGAAAGATTTCGAATCGAAATTAAACTTAAGAAAAGTGGAATATTTAAAAAAGCACGGGTCAGTCGGATATTCCGACTTTGAAAAAGCTATTGATTTCGAATTTAGCGAAGAATGTAAAAGACTTAACTCTATGTTCCAGATCATCAGCCAGAGCAACGAACCTTCCATTCTGGAAGAGGCAAACTCTCAGTTCTTGGAAGAGATCGCAAAGATGCAGTATATCACTACGGAAGGAGAAAATCTGGATTTAATTTCTCCTTACGAATTCGGATTTTTGACCATCAAAAAAGGTTCTTTGGATTTTGATGAAAGAAAAGAGATCGAATCCCATGTGGAGCATACGTTCCAATTCTTAAGTAAGATCCCTTGGACAAACGATCTAAAAATGGTACCAACCATCGCTCATGCGCACCACGAAAGGTTGAATGGAACCGGATACCCGAGAGGGCTTTCCGGAGAAGATATTCCGGTCCAATCCAGGATCATGACCATCTCCGATATATTCGATGCGTTAACCGACCAAGATCGACCTTATAAAAAAGCGGTCCCGGTGGATAGGGCCTTGGACATTTTGGAAATGGAAGCGAAGGAAAATCATTTGGACGGAGACTTATTAAAAGTATTCATAGAGTCCAAAGTCTGGGAAAAATTAAACCACCAAGGACATATTAAATAA
- a CDS encoding flagellar hook capping FlgD N-terminal domain-containing protein — protein MPETNAVSNEATRSRYLEGDRSYDLRKHFDKLEKEEKSGLQGIEIRSTAKALGKDDFLKLLITQLSSQDPTNPVKDQDFIAQMAQFSSLEQMNNISQGIGKMTNRQSFSLVGKIVSGPDFVTGENVVGTAGALFFDGEGKSFVRVNGRTVEIDAITLITDPAIINQQEGQTGAPAPKAATPSGSAGASPSAVVGTPTTQPQQGQQFQETLQNQNMGPSQDPDFEKTSSGAPGWSFPGKPNDSNY, from the coding sequence ATGCCGGAAACAAACGCGGTTTCTAACGAAGCTACACGTAGCCGTTATCTCGAAGGAGACAGAAGTTACGATTTAAGGAAGCATTTCGATAAATTGGAGAAGGAAGAAAAAAGCGGTCTCCAAGGGATCGAGATACGTTCCACCGCGAAAGCATTAGGAAAAGATGATTTTCTAAAACTATTGATCACTCAACTTTCTTCTCAAGACCCTACAAACCCGGTTAAAGACCAAGACTTTATCGCGCAAATGGCTCAGTTCTCCTCCTTGGAGCAGATGAATAATATCTCCCAAGGGATCGGTAAGATGACCAATCGCCAAAGTTTCTCCCTGGTAGGTAAGATCGTATCCGGTCCTGATTTTGTGACCGGAGAGAATGTGGTGGGGACCGCAGGCGCATTGTTCTTCGACGGAGAAGGTAAATCTTTTGTGAGAGTAAACGGTAGAACCGTAGAGATAGATGCGATCACTTTGATCACAGATCCCGCGATCATCAACCAACAAGAAGGACAAACAGGAGCACCTGCTCCGAAAGCTGCGACTCCTTCCGGTTCAGCGGGGGCTTCTCCGAGTGCCGTCGTTGGAACTCCAACAACGCAACCGCAGCAAGGTCAACAATTTCAAGAAACATTACAAAATCAGAATATGGGTCCTTCCCAAGATCCCGATTTTGAAAAAACAAGTTCCGGGGCTCCAGGCTGGAGTTTTCCCGGAAAACCGAACGACAGCAATTATTAA
- a CDS encoding patatin-like phospholipase family protein, which translates to MREKKKKTGFKKGSEERDGWFGFIFLSNREMFLDWTPEETGSFTRLFEYRSVNAGTILISPEKTSEWFYFLLEGKCEEFTNASSGEELMIRSLVPGSHFGEAGFFHWKEGKFGIRAETDSKLLRISSKNWNKWESEHSETSKRWKERLETKRFFRMASYEPSQKEILGFISNLELLFHVDRKKIGELTPYLRWLYVPGGERLMLQGEPGNSLFIILSGRFRYTVSDDQGNITGEGEFAKGDIIGEMSLLTGEPRSASVYAVRSSQVIQISRNGFRKFISESPEALFHVTETIARRLGNRNKESSRFGRKVHTIALVPVTEGFPLRDFSNELSKSLKSFGSTLSVNEDKLSKFLKEKKIHHKNGIRFGIPDLLSWFGGLEKEYDNVVFEVEPTGDPLWAETSLRQADRILLLAETGRPILENSYSWNLIQGGSLGETMKESVIYLEDSYTRWEELENILHELPGQKLIMRKNRAGEFDRIARRLESRSVGIALSGGGAKGFAHLGLLKSLSEAGIPIDLIGGTSAGSIMAGLFAMGYEFEESLRLIKEVWIEAKLTRDYTLPFVSILRGVKYSKAIKEFFGNRKIETLWIPFLAVACDLTNSKPKVFEQGEVWKAIRASTSIPGIFPPFYNEGALYVDGGLWDNLPGSLVRRKGADVLISVDLGAGSQPNKDQTYGLLVESRFPGEGPSALKLLGNQFMKKEDRYSFPHIGELFMRSMLLSSRNNLLKTKETSDIFVELPVRDFSTFDWDEYERLYEIGYEHSQKFVKDWGKIIKDKVYSERKKN; encoded by the coding sequence GTGAGAGAAAAAAAGAAAAAGACCGGCTTTAAAAAAGGATCTGAAGAAAGAGACGGTTGGTTTGGATTTATTTTTTTATCCAATCGGGAAATGTTCCTGGATTGGACCCCGGAGGAAACAGGATCTTTCACTCGACTTTTTGAATATAGATCCGTAAACGCCGGTACTATTCTCATATCACCCGAAAAAACCTCGGAATGGTTTTATTTTCTTTTGGAAGGAAAGTGCGAAGAATTTACGAACGCTTCTTCCGGAGAAGAGTTGATGATACGAAGTCTGGTGCCCGGCTCTCATTTCGGGGAGGCAGGATTTTTTCATTGGAAAGAAGGGAAATTCGGTATAAGAGCGGAAACGGACTCCAAACTTTTGAGGATCAGTTCTAAAAATTGGAATAAGTGGGAATCCGAACATTCGGAAACTTCCAAACGTTGGAAGGAAAGATTAGAGACTAAAAGATTTTTCAGAATGGCTTCCTATGAGCCTAGTCAAAAGGAAATTTTAGGATTTATTTCCAATCTGGAATTACTCTTTCATGTGGACCGCAAAAAAATCGGAGAGTTGACTCCGTATTTGAGATGGTTGTATGTTCCAGGTGGGGAAAGGTTGATGCTCCAAGGAGAACCTGGAAATTCACTTTTTATCATTTTATCGGGAAGGTTCAGATATACCGTTTCGGACGATCAAGGAAATATTACGGGAGAAGGGGAATTCGCCAAAGGCGATATCATCGGGGAGATGTCTTTGTTAACGGGAGAACCTCGCTCTGCTTCGGTTTATGCCGTACGTTCCTCTCAGGTGATCCAAATTTCACGTAACGGATTCCGAAAATTTATCTCCGAATCTCCCGAAGCTTTATTCCATGTGACTGAAACGATTGCCAGGAGATTGGGAAATCGGAATAAAGAATCCTCTCGATTCGGAAGAAAAGTACATACGATCGCACTGGTGCCTGTGACGGAAGGATTTCCTCTCCGTGATTTTTCCAATGAACTTTCCAAATCCTTAAAGTCCTTCGGCTCTACATTATCTGTAAACGAGGATAAACTTTCCAAATTCCTGAAGGAGAAAAAAATACATCATAAAAATGGAATACGATTCGGGATACCGGACCTTCTCTCCTGGTTTGGAGGATTGGAAAAAGAATACGACAATGTGGTTTTTGAAGTAGAACCCACAGGAGATCCGCTTTGGGCGGAGACTAGCCTGAGACAGGCGGACCGAATTCTTCTTCTAGCCGAAACTGGGCGCCCAATATTGGAAAATTCCTATTCTTGGAACCTGATCCAAGGAGGAAGTCTCGGCGAAACCATGAAAGAGTCCGTAATATACTTGGAGGATTCTTATACTCGTTGGGAAGAATTAGAAAACATTCTTCATGAATTACCCGGACAAAAACTTATAATGAGAAAGAACAGGGCAGGTGAATTCGATCGTATTGCAAGAAGATTGGAAAGTAGATCGGTAGGAATCGCACTTTCGGGCGGAGGGGCAAAAGGGTTCGCTCATTTGGGATTACTTAAATCCCTGAGCGAGGCTGGGATCCCGATAGATCTGATCGGAGGAACAAGCGCCGGATCCATTATGGCGGGATTATTTGCCATGGGTTATGAGTTCGAGGAATCTCTCCGTTTGATTAAAGAGGTCTGGATAGAGGCAAAACTGACCAGAGATTATACTCTTCCGTTTGTCTCCATTTTAAGAGGAGTGAAATATTCCAAGGCGATCAAAGAATTTTTCGGAAATAGAAAAATAGAAACATTATGGATTCCCTTTTTGGCGGTAGCCTGCGATCTAACAAATTCAAAACCGAAAGTGTTCGAACAAGGAGAGGTATGGAAGGCAATCCGAGCCAGTACTTCCATACCCGGGATCTTTCCTCCATTTTATAACGAAGGAGCTTTGTATGTGGACGGAGGACTTTGGGATAATCTTCCCGGTTCTCTGGTGAGAAGAAAAGGAGCGGACGTATTGATCTCGGTAGATTTAGGTGCAGGATCCCAACCGAACAAGGACCAAACCTATGGATTATTAGTTGAGTCCAGATTTCCGGGAGAAGGACCCTCCGCTCTGAAACTTTTGGGAAACCAATTTATGAAAAAGGAAGATAGATATTCATTCCCTCATATAGGCGAGCTGTTCATGAGGTCCATGTTATTGTCCAGCCGAAACAATCTTTTAAAAACGAAAGAAACTTCCGATATATTCGTGGAGTTGCCTGTTCGGGATTTTTCCACCTTCGATTGGGATGAATACGAAAGATTGTATGAGATAGGCTATGAACATTCTCAAAAATTTGTAAAGGATTGGGGAAAGATCATTAAGGACAAAGTATATTCCGAAAGGAAAAAAAATTAG
- the flgE gene encoding flagellar hook protein FlgE produces MMRSLYSGVSGLKNHQVRMDVIGNNISNVNTHGFKTERVTFQDMISQELRGASEPKENIGGVNPQQVGLGALIAAIDKIMTQGALQTTGKNTDVAISGEGFFIVKDGDKQFYTRAGAFNLDKNGYYVNPANGLKVQGWNSRLDEKGNKYINSSASIEDIIIPVYSKEPARATSKVDFRSNLNSSVQAVPPDATQEEITAMINDPDPKARRGHVTTIKVFDDQGAEREFKMEFYKVRENTWKARTSLTDSTQLSVDVAATGGQNTQMPGLTELEFGFTPDGKIVYVSDGTDVMNTGKLSAKVSFKLPGNPQVQSFDLALGEAGMVDGITQFSSDFTTKAVKQDGYTMGYLESFSIDNSGTVTGVYSNGIKQPLARIATAVFNNPAGLDKAGDTMFAFSNNSGEPMIGEAGIAGRGKINAGLLEMSNVDLSDQFTDMIVTQRGFQANSRTITTTDQMLQEVLGLKR; encoded by the coding sequence ATGATGAGATCCCTTTATTCAGGAGTTTCCGGTTTAAAAAACCACCAAGTGCGGATGGACGTGATCGGTAACAATATTTCCAACGTGAACACCCACGGTTTTAAAACGGAACGTGTCACTTTCCAAGACATGATCTCCCAAGAGTTGAGAGGTGCTTCCGAGCCGAAGGAAAACATAGGAGGGGTAAACCCGCAACAAGTAGGTCTCGGAGCATTGATCGCTGCGATCGACAAGATCATGACCCAAGGCGCTTTACAAACCACCGGTAAGAATACCGACGTTGCGATTTCCGGAGAAGGTTTTTTTATCGTAAAAGACGGAGACAAACAGTTCTACACCAGAGCGGGCGCATTCAACTTAGATAAGAACGGTTATTATGTAAACCCGGCGAACGGTTTGAAGGTCCAAGGGTGGAATTCCCGCTTGGATGAAAAAGGGAATAAGTATATCAACTCTTCCGCTTCCATCGAAGATATTATCATTCCGGTATATTCTAAAGAGCCTGCAAGAGCAACTTCCAAAGTGGATTTCAGATCCAACTTGAATTCATCCGTGCAAGCCGTTCCGCCTGACGCTACCCAAGAAGAGATCACGGCTATGATCAATGATCCGGATCCGAAGGCGAGAAGAGGACACGTGACTACTATCAAAGTTTTTGACGACCAAGGTGCCGAAAGAGAATTCAAAATGGAATTCTACAAAGTGCGTGAAAACACTTGGAAAGCAAGGACGTCCTTAACGGATTCCACTCAACTTTCCGTAGATGTGGCTGCCACCGGCGGACAGAATACTCAAATGCCCGGACTCACCGAGCTTGAGTTCGGATTCACTCCGGATGGTAAGATCGTTTATGTTTCCGACGGAACCGATGTGATGAACACAGGAAAACTAAGTGCAAAAGTTTCCTTTAAACTTCCCGGAAATCCCCAAGTCCAAAGTTTCGACCTGGCTCTAGGCGAGGCTGGAATGGTGGACGGGATCACCCAGTTCTCTTCCGATTTCACAACTAAAGCTGTGAAACAAGACGGATATACAATGGGATATCTGGAGTCCTTCTCCATCGATAATTCCGGAACCGTTACCGGTGTTTATTCCAACGGGATCAAACAACCCTTAGCAAGGATTGCGACTGCGGTATTTAATAACCCGGCCGGTTTGGATAAAGCGGGAGATACAATGTTCGCATTTTCCAATAACTCCGGAGAGCCGATGATCGGCGAAGCAGGTATCGCCGGTAGAGGGAAGATTAACGCAGGTCTATTAGAAATGTCGAATGTGGATCTTTCCGATCAGTTTACCGATATGATCGTAACTCAGAGGGGTTTCCAAGCTAACTCCAGAACGATCACTACCACAGACCAAATGTTACAGGAAGTCCTGGGTCTGAAACGTTAA